In Cystobacter ferrugineus, the following are encoded in one genomic region:
- a CDS encoding cytochrome P450 translates to MNNSAPLPPMPPGHWLLGHLPERESDPLGLYLRGRNLLGDVVRFRMGPIYVEQLTHPDHVKYVLADAPARYTKGPIFHKTRPLVGNGLVTAEGDFWKRQRRLAQPSFHRERLAGLAGVMTETATEVLAQWEPRVGAGESVPIFPEMMRLTLLVVVRALFGVDVAEHTRELGESFTTALEITNERIISPLPYKPWLYRIPTAKNLAFQRTMVPLNRIVEGIIAQRRARGPAGESQDLLGMLMAARDADTGDTFDDVQLRDEVMTLLLAGHETTATALAWAFHLLEKNPEQEALLHEEVDRVLGGRIPTLEDVPKLRYTSCVFEEALRLYPPIWAIPRVAEEEDVVDGYRIPKGDLVLLVPYVTHRHPDFWPDPERFEPTRFLPENSKQRPRWAYLPFGGGQRQCIGNNFAMMEAQFILAMVAQRFRLRGTGAPVTADAHVTLRPHGTMPMYASRREKEPQLQSA, encoded by the coding sequence ATGAACAACTCCGCACCCCTGCCTCCCATGCCCCCAGGCCATTGGCTCTTGGGGCACCTCCCCGAGCGCGAGAGTGATCCGCTCGGCCTGTACCTGCGCGGCCGTAACCTCCTGGGAGACGTGGTGCGCTTCCGCATGGGGCCCATCTACGTGGAGCAGCTCACGCACCCGGATCACGTCAAGTACGTGCTCGCGGATGCGCCGGCGCGCTACACCAAGGGCCCCATCTTCCACAAGACGCGGCCCCTGGTGGGCAACGGCCTGGTGACCGCCGAGGGGGACTTCTGGAAGCGCCAGCGCCGGCTCGCCCAGCCCTCCTTCCACCGCGAGCGCCTGGCGGGGCTCGCCGGGGTGATGACGGAGACGGCCACCGAGGTGCTCGCGCAGTGGGAGCCCCGGGTGGGGGCGGGTGAGTCCGTGCCCATCTTCCCGGAGATGATGCGGCTCACCCTGCTGGTGGTGGTGCGTGCGCTCTTCGGCGTGGACGTGGCCGAGCACACCCGGGAGCTGGGCGAGTCCTTCACCACGGCGCTGGAGATCACCAACGAGCGCATCATCTCCCCGCTGCCCTACAAGCCGTGGCTCTACCGGATTCCCACCGCGAAGAACCTCGCCTTCCAGCGGACCATGGTGCCCCTCAACCGTATCGTCGAGGGCATCATCGCCCAGCGCCGGGCACGGGGGCCCGCGGGGGAGTCGCAGGACCTGCTCGGCATGTTGATGGCCGCGCGCGACGCGGACACGGGAGACACCTTCGACGACGTACAGCTACGCGACGAGGTGATGACGCTGCTGCTCGCGGGCCACGAGACGACGGCCACCGCGCTCGCGTGGGCGTTCCACCTGCTGGAGAAGAACCCGGAGCAGGAGGCGCTGCTGCACGAGGAGGTGGACCGCGTGCTCGGCGGGCGCATCCCCACGCTCGAGGACGTGCCGAAGCTGCGCTACACGAGCTGCGTGTTCGAGGAAGCGCTGCGCCTCTATCCCCCCATCTGGGCCATTCCGCGCGTGGCGGAGGAAGAGGACGTGGTGGACGGCTACCGGATTCCCAAGGGGGACCTGGTGCTGCTGGTGCCCTACGTCACCCACCGCCACCCGGACTTCTGGCCCGACCCGGAGCGCTTCGAGCCCACGCGCTTCCTGCCGGAGAACAGCAAGCAGCGCCCGCGCTGGGCCTACCTGCCCTTCGGGGGCGGACAGCGCCAGTGCATCGGCAACAACTTCGCGATGATGGAGGCGCAGTTCATCCTCGCCATGGTGGCCCAGCGCTTCCGCCTGCGAGGCACCGGAGCCCCCGTGACCGCCGATGCCCACGTCACCCTGCGGCCGCATGGAACCATGCCCATGTACGCCTCGCGCCGCGAGAAGGAGCCCCAGCTCCAGAGCGCGTGA